From Acipenser ruthenus chromosome 23, fAciRut3.2 maternal haplotype, whole genome shotgun sequence, the proteins below share one genomic window:
- the LOC117413506 gene encoding procathepsin L-like — MKFLVLAVTLVVVVSSASLSVEDLEFHAWKLKHGKFYSSPVEEAMRKETWMTNRKYVIVHNMLADQGIKSYRLGMTFFADMDNAEYRSVALRGCLGRFNTTKAKRGSTFLRQLGGAALPSSVDWRDKGYVTDVKDQKDCGSCWAFSTTGSLEGQTFRKTQKLVSLSEQQLVDCSGDYGNMGCGGGLMDQAFQYIKENGGIDTEESYPYEAVDGKCRYSPQSIGATCSGYVDVTSGDENALQEAVATIGPVSVAIDAGHISFQLYQSGIYSEPECSSSDLDHGVLAVGYGSDKGNDYWLVKNSWGLSWGHNGYILMSRNKNNQCGIATASSYPLV, encoded by the exons ATGAAGTTCCTTGTACTCGCTGTCACCTTGGTGGTGGTTGTCAGCTCTGCCAGCTTGTCAGTGGAAGATCTGGAGTTTCACGCTTGGAAACTGAAGCACG GGAAGTTCTACAGCTCCCCTGTTGAGGAGGCCATGCGAAAAGAGACCTGGATGACCAACCGCAAGTATGTGATTGTGCACAACATGCTGGCAGACCAGGGCATCAAGAGCTACAGACTGGGCATGACCTTCTTCGCTGATATG GACAATGCTGAGTACAGAAGCGTGGCGTTAAGAGGCTGCCTCGGACGCTTCAACACCACCAAGGCCAAGCGAGGCTCCACCTTCCTGCGGCAGCTAGGGGGCGCTGCTCTGCCCAGCTCTGTTGACTGGAGAGACAAGGGCTATGTCACTGATGTCAAGGACCAGAAGGACTGTGGTTCCTGCTGGGCTTTCAGCACA ACAGGCTCCCTGGAAGGACAGACTTTCAGGAAGACTCAGAAGCTGGTGTCCCTGAGCGAGCAGCAGCTGGTGGACTGCTCCGGAGACTACGGGAACATGGGCTGTGGAGGTGGGCTGATGGACCAGGCCTTCCAATACATCAAGGAGAACGGAGGAATTGACACTGAGGAGTCTTACCCCTATGAGGCTGTG GATGGGAAATGCAGGTACAGTCCACAAAGCATTGGTGCCACCTGCTCTGGGTATGTTGATGTCACCAGTGGCGATGAGAATGCTCTGCAGGAAGCCGTGGCAACCATTGGACCCGTCTCCGTGGCGATCGATGCTGGACACATATCCTTCCAGCTCTACCAGTCAG GGATCTACAGTGAACCTGAGTGCAGCAGCTCAGATCTGGATCACGGAGTGCTAGCTGTCGGCTATGGATCTGACAAGGGCAACGACTACTGGCTGGTGAAAAACAG